DNA sequence from the Thermodesulfitimonas autotrophica genome:
CAAGACCAGCATGCAGGCCCAGGAGGTGAGCGAGCAGCCCCAGCTTCGCCCGGGTGATTACGTAGTTCACCCCGAGCACGGTATAGGCCTGTATAAAGGGCTTACGATGCTCACGGTGGAAGGTGTGACCCGCGAGTACGCGCTGATCCAGTACGCAGGGGAGGACCGGCTGTACATCCCTGCCGACCAGGTAGGAATCCTCCAGCATTACCTCGGCGGTGAAGGAGCCGCCCCGCGCCTCTCCCGTCTCGGGGGAGGTGAATGGAAGCGAGCGAAAAGCCGCGCGCTGCAGGCCGCCCGCGAGGTGGCGGGCGACCTGCTCTCTCTATATGCTGCGCGCGAGACGGCTAAGGGTTACGCTTTTTCCCCGGATACGCCGTGGCAGCGGGAATTTGAGGACGCCTTCCCGTACGAGGAAACTCCCGACCAGCTCAAGGCTATCGCTGAGGTTAAGGCGGATATGGAGAAACCCCGCCCTATGGACCGGCTACTCTGCGGTGATGTCGGTTACGGCAAGACCGAGGTGGCGCTGCGGGCGGCCTTTAAGGCGGTGATGGACCAGAAGCAGGTGGCGGTCTTAGTTCCCACCACCATCCTAGCCCAGCAGCACTACCAGACTTTCCGGGAGCGCTTTGCCCCTTACCCGGTCACGGTGGCCTGGCTCTGCCGTTTTCAGACTCCGGCCGAGCAGCGCGCGGTGATCCGGGGGTTGAAAAGCGGCACGATTGACATTGTCATCGGTACCCACAGGCTCCTCCAGAATGATGTGGGGTTTGCCGACTTGGGACTGCTGATCATCGATGAAGAACAGCGCTTTGGCGTGGTCCAAAAGGAGAAATTGAAACTCTTGCGGCGGGAGGTCGACGTGCTTACCATGACCGCCACGCCGATCCCGCGCACCCTTTACATGTCGCTGACAGGCATCAGGGACACCAGCATTCTCTCGACGCCGCCGCCGGATCGCCTTCCGGTGGAGACTTACGTGATGGAGGAAAATCCGGTTCTGATCCGCGAAGCGATCCGGCGGGAGTTGGTGCGCGGTGGGCAGGTCTATTTCGTTTACAACCGGGTAGTGGGGCTGGCGGAGGTTGCGGACTGGGTGCGGGACTTAGTTCCCGAGGCGCGCGTGGTTGCGGCTCACGGGCAGATGCCCGAGGAAAAGCTGGAGCGGGTTATGCTTGACTTCATCGCCCGTAAGTACGACGTGTTAGTGGCGACCACGATTATCGAAAACGGTCTCGACATCGGTAACGTGAACACCCTAATCGTTAAAGATGCAGACCAGCTCGGCCTGGCGCAGCTCTATCAGCTTAAAGGGCGCGTGGGGCGAACGAACCGTCTGGCTTACGCTTACTTCCTCTACCAGCGGGATAAGCTCGTCAACGAAGGAGCGCGCCAGCGCCTCCAGGCTATCCGCGACTTTACGGATCTCGGTGCCGGCTTCAAGATCGCCAAGCGGGATCTTGAGATCCGTGGGGCCGGTAACATTTTGGGCGTAGAACAACACGGCCACATTCAAGCGGTTGGCTTTGAACTTTACTGCCGGTTGCTGCGGGAAGCAATTCAGGAACTCCGGGGCGAGAAGGTGGTGACGCCGGTCGAAACGGTGGTAGAGCTGCCTATATCTGCCTACCTGCCGGAGGGCTACGTGCCTGATTACCATAAAATGGAGGTTTACCGGTCTATTGCTGACGCGGCGACGCCTGCGGCGGTGGCGGCGGTGGCCGCTTCGCTCCGCGACCGGTACGGACCACTCCCGCCGCCGCTCGAAAACCTCCTTTCGGTAGCGCTCCTGAGGGTTCACGGGCGGCGCTTACGGGTGCGT
Encoded proteins:
- the mfd gene encoding transcription-repair coupling factor, whose amino-acid sequence is MRALLEIWAETPVIRQVKEAIQAGASRAVYGLSGTGQSFFIAGLVFGERLPALVVTPNDEAALKLHADLRQLLGEEVFVFLPWEAMAEKALPGAFIPRQRLMSLAALVCGGGVVVASAAALLRGLVPPAVFRAACRVLTRGDTLGPEELLRHLAATGYEPAAVVEVPGKFARRGGIVDFYPPGAPAPVRAEFFGDIIDSLRYFDPATQRSREKIARVTVGPATEGIYSPAAFETAVARLQKDYADFAPRLKSPQAAARLGNWVEETLAALRAGHYPPRGETLLPYFYERPAQLLDYLAPEGLCLVVEADKCAVAAGEAEREISQFIAGLEATGAMLPRQREIYLSWAEVAQKLGRRPVASLSFLPEKTPFGSGGKEISVVTKTAPNFLGRIDALAEEIREWRRENRVIIIMRKPEQAHQVVTDLRAREIFARYAAGVEKLAPGEVLVTTGGLSEGVIFPAGRVVLLTAAEVFGRRRLGLKTSMQAQEVSEQPQLRPGDYVVHPEHGIGLYKGLTMLTVEGVTREYALIQYAGEDRLYIPADQVGILQHYLGGEGAAPRLSRLGGGEWKRAKSRALQAAREVAGDLLSLYAARETAKGYAFSPDTPWQREFEDAFPYEETPDQLKAIAEVKADMEKPRPMDRLLCGDVGYGKTEVALRAAFKAVMDQKQVAVLVPTTILAQQHYQTFRERFAPYPVTVAWLCRFQTPAEQRAVIRGLKSGTIDIVIGTHRLLQNDVGFADLGLLIIDEEQRFGVVQKEKLKLLRREVDVLTMTATPIPRTLYMSLTGIRDTSILSTPPPDRLPVETYVMEENPVLIREAIRRELVRGGQVYFVYNRVVGLAEVADWVRDLVPEARVVAAHGQMPEEKLERVMLDFIARKYDVLVATTIIENGLDIGNVNTLIVKDADQLGLAQLYQLKGRVGRTNRLAYAYFLYQRDKLVNEGARQRLQAIRDFTDLGAGFKIAKRDLEIRGAGNILGVEQHGHIQAVGFELYCRLLREAIQELRGEKVVTPVETVVELPISAYLPEGYVPDYHKMEVYRSIADAATPAAVAAVAASLRDRYGPLPPPLENLLSVALLRVHGRRLRVRLVTRQGQLYRIVFASGYTLKAERLGMIARKYGARFHQQGEEFTILLPATERQESSASLKKLTEFLVELG